Proteins encoded within one genomic window of Acidobacteriota bacterium:
- a CDS encoding DEAD/DEAH box helicase, with protein sequence MLNLPLNPNQKPVKDYYHRLEQFAAVDARHEGAVSVPFQSLLEYCCTKTGLTLVPQYPIKRSGQYPLHADGAIIDPFYLTHGIWEAKDEKDDLRKEARKKFDVGYPKENILFQKPTEAILWQAGKEVQVVNLRQPEQLVGVLKRFFEYVPPAYAEWGQAVEEFKDRVPELAGSVLKLIETERKTNRKFIDAFAGFVELCRQSVNPNLSEAAVEEMLIQHLLTERIFRRVFNNPDFANRNVIAHEIEKVIYALTSKAFNRDEFLKSLDRFYKAIEVAAATIDDYGQKQTFLNTVYEKFFQGFSVKVADTHGIVYTPQPIVDFMVKSVEEILQKEFGRSLSDKGVHILDPFVGTGNFIVRVICEIRKSALEHKYKHELHCNEVMLLPYYIASMNIEHEYVERVGSYEPFEGICLVDTFELAEGSQTAFAFMNAENTARVEKQKQTPLFVIIGNPPYNVGQLNENDNNKNRKYKVMDKRVAETYAKDSAATNKNSLSDPYVKAIRWASDRIGKEGIVALVTNNSFLDQIAFDGMRKHLEQNFDALYCLDLGGNVRKNPKISGTTHNVFGIQVGVSINILVKRKERTGKPQIFYTRTDEFWRKEEKYHFLEDKSSAGKVNWQLLSPDDNHTWLTEGLHSEFDTFIPMGTKELKAAKETNVQAIFKNYGRGVATSRDDWAYNFNRNELSSNIKRMIETYNEQVFKWSRQSKGTKIDDFVLNDDKKISWSEGLKRYLERNLSIEFDETHIRSALYRPFTKAVFYFDQYLNERRYQFPSIFPNPNSEKENQVICLTDSGSEKPFMVMLVNILPDLHLVSPGCTTQSFPFYTYSEDGSNRRENITDWALEQFRTHYEDQNLTKWDIFHYVYGLLHHPEYRERYAANLKRELPRLPFAPEFWGFVEAGRQLATLHVEYEQQPEYRLRHVEREDLPLSWRVEKMKLSKDKTALIYNDFLTLEGIPPECYDYRLGNRSALEWVIDQYQVSTDARSGITNDPNRLDDPEYIVRLVKQVITVSLETVRIVKSLPAIAPSFGVR encoded by the coding sequence ATGCTCAACCTTCCACTCAACCCGAATCAAAAACCTGTTAAGGACTACTACCACCGCCTCGAACAATTTGCCGCCGTTGATGCCAGACACGAAGGTGCGGTGAGCGTTCCCTTTCAGTCGCTGCTGGAATATTGCTGCACCAAAACCGGGTTGACCCTGGTTCCCCAGTATCCAATCAAACGTTCCGGGCAATATCCACTCCATGCCGATGGAGCGATTATTGACCCGTTTTACCTCACCCACGGGATTTGGGAAGCCAAGGACGAAAAGGACGACCTCCGCAAAGAAGCCAGGAAAAAGTTTGATGTCGGCTATCCCAAAGAAAACATCCTCTTCCAAAAACCAACCGAGGCCATTTTGTGGCAGGCTGGAAAAGAGGTTCAAGTCGTCAATCTTCGTCAGCCCGAACAACTCGTCGGTGTTCTGAAACGATTCTTCGAATATGTGCCGCCCGCCTATGCCGAATGGGGTCAGGCGGTCGAAGAGTTTAAAGACCGCGTGCCCGAACTCGCCGGAAGTGTCCTCAAGCTGATCGAAACCGAACGCAAAACCAACCGGAAATTCATTGATGCCTTCGCTGGTTTTGTCGAACTGTGCCGCCAGTCGGTCAACCCCAATTTGTCGGAAGCGGCGGTTGAGGAAATGTTGATTCAGCACCTGCTCACCGAACGCATTTTCCGGCGGGTCTTCAACAATCCAGACTTTGCCAACCGCAATGTGATTGCCCATGAAATTGAAAAGGTCATCTACGCGCTGACCTCCAAAGCCTTCAACCGTGACGAGTTTTTAAAGAGTCTGGATCGCTTTTACAAAGCGATTGAAGTGGCGGCGGCCACGATTGACGACTACGGGCAGAAACAGACGTTTCTCAACACCGTCTATGAAAAGTTCTTCCAGGGGTTTTCGGTCAAGGTGGCCGACACCCACGGCATTGTTTACACACCCCAGCCGATTGTGGATTTTATGGTCAAGTCGGTGGAAGAGATTCTGCAGAAAGAGTTTGGCCGCTCACTCAGCGACAAAGGCGTTCACATCCTGGACCCATTTGTCGGAACGGGCAACTTCATCGTGCGCGTGATATGTGAAATCCGCAAATCGGCCCTGGAGCACAAATACAAACACGAACTGCATTGTAACGAAGTTATGCTCCTGCCGTACTACATCGCATCAATGAATATCGAACACGAATATGTCGAGCGCGTCGGCAGTTACGAACCCTTTGAAGGCATCTGTTTGGTAGACACCTTTGAACTGGCGGAAGGCTCGCAAACCGCCTTTGCCTTTATGAATGCCGAAAACACGGCGCGGGTTGAAAAGCAAAAACAGACGCCGCTCTTTGTCATCATCGGCAACCCGCCCTATAACGTCGGACAGTTGAATGAAAACGACAACAACAAAAACCGCAAGTACAAGGTGATGGATAAACGCGTGGCTGAGACCTACGCGAAGGATTCAGCCGCGACCAATAAAAACTCGCTGTCTGACCCGTATGTGAAAGCCATTCGCTGGGCAAGCGACCGAATCGGTAAAGAAGGAATCGTCGCGCTCGTCACCAATAACAGCTTTCTTGATCAGATTGCGTTTGACGGCATGCGCAAACATCTTGAGCAGAATTTTGATGCACTCTACTGCCTGGATTTAGGCGGCAACGTGCGCAAAAACCCGAAGATCTCTGGTACAACCCACAATGTTTTTGGAATTCAGGTTGGCGTAAGCATCAATATCCTTGTAAAGCGCAAAGAACGAACTGGAAAACCGCAGATTTTTTATACCCGAACCGATGAATTCTGGCGCAAGGAAGAAAAGTATCACTTTCTTGAAGATAAAAGTTCGGCTGGAAAGGTTAATTGGCAATTGCTTTCGCCTGATGACAACCATACCTGGCTGACTGAAGGATTGCATTCAGAATTTGATACCTTCATTCCAATGGGAACAAAGGAGTTAAAGGCGGCCAAAGAGACAAATGTTCAGGCAATTTTCAAAAATTACGGTCGTGGAGTCGCCACCTCACGGGATGACTGGGCATACAACTTTAACCGTAATGAGTTGAGTTCAAATATCAAACGAATGATCGAGACCTACAATGAACAGGTTTTCAAATGGAGCCGTCAATCCAAAGGGACTAAAATTGATGACTTTGTGTTGAATGACGACAAGAAAATCAGTTGGTCAGAGGGGCTGAAGAGATACCTTGAAAGAAATCTGAGTATTGAATTTGATGAAACACACATTCGTTCGGCTCTATATCGCCCTTTTACAAAAGCAGTTTTTTACTTTGATCAGTACCTGAACGAACGTCGGTATCAATTCCCTTCTATTTTCCCAAACCCAAATTCAGAAAAGGAAAATCAAGTAATTTGCTTAACAGATTCGGGCTCAGAAAAGCCATTTATGGTGATGCTGGTCAATATTTTACCGGATTTACATTTGGTAAGCCCTGGCTGCACGACTCAAAGTTTTCCCTTCTACACTTACTCAGAAGACGGCTCCAACCGGCGCGAGAACATCACGGACTGGGCGCTTGAGCAATTCCGCACCCACTACGAAGACCAGAACCTTACCAAATGGGATATTTTCCATTATGTCTATGGGTTGCTGCATCATCCCGAATATCGCGAACGCTATGCCGCCAACCTGAAACGCGAATTGCCGCGCCTCCCCTTTGCGCCGGAGTTTTGGGGCTTTGTCGAAGCCGGGCGGCAACTTGCCACACTGCATGTCGAATATGAACAACAGCCGGAATACCGGCTCCGTCACGTCGAACGCGAAGACCTGCCGCTGTCGTGGCGCGTCGAGAAGATGAAGCTTTCAAAAGACAAAACCGCCCTGATTTACAATGACTTCCTGACGCTCGAAGGCATCCCGCCGGAATGTTATGACTATCGGTTGGGTAATCGCTCTGCGTTGGAATGGGTGATTGACCAGTATCAAGTCTCGACCGATGCCCGGAGCGGCATCACCAACGACCCAAACCGGCTGGACGACCCGGAATATATCGTCCGGCTGGTCAAACAAGTCATCACCGTCAGCCTTGAAACCGTCCGCATCGTGAAATCATTACCGGCGATAGCTCCTTCCTTTGGAGTGCGGTGA
- a CDS encoding NHL repeat-containing protein gives MHQRHDDGIAVATLAASLGGGATSGMWSGGAGTFTPDNTSPNATYTPTAGEIAAGAVTLTFTTNDPDGPCPAASDDVTITIASCIGLMVADTTNHRIQGFDGTQWSVIGVGTVGTGPGQFRLPEAVTFDQSGTIYVADTGNNRIQWSTDSGATWTNFATIGSGLNQVRAPQGLALDSAGNLYVSDTGNGRVMRFNGGVPGPGVVIASNGAASGQVGSPRGLAIDATFRLFVTDESNSRIMRISNAHTTVSATSGAIIATLGAALNRVKNPQGIAIDGNGTLFVADTGNSRILRWINANPNNATTLALTGVALGQVNQPEGVTLTQFITGPLAGNTLLVVGDTANNRIQGRPLPTGGWTLIGAPNGIGSGVGQFRSPSKIR, from the coding sequence TTGCACCAGCGGCACGACGACGGGATTGCGGTGGCGACACTGGCAGCCAGTCTTGGAGGCGGTGCCACCTCGGGAATGTGGTCAGGTGGAGCCGGAACCTTCACGCCAGACAATACGTCGCCAAATGCGACCTACACGCCGACGGCGGGAGAGATCGCGGCGGGAGCGGTGACGTTGACCTTCACGACGAATGATCCGGACGGCCCGTGTCCGGCAGCCTCAGATGACGTGACGATTACGATTGCCTCGTGCATTGGACTGATGGTGGCGGATACAACGAATCATCGGATTCAGGGTTTCGATGGTACACAGTGGAGCGTCATTGGTGTGGGGACAGTTGGCACCGGTCCTGGCCAGTTCCGATTGCCGGAAGCGGTGACATTTGACCAATCAGGAACGATTTACGTCGCCGATACAGGGAACAACCGCATCCAGTGGTCAACCGACAGCGGAGCGACGTGGACGAACTTCGCCACGATTGGTTCGGGGTTGAATCAGGTGCGGGCGCCGCAAGGGCTGGCACTGGACAGTGCCGGCAATCTCTATGTGTCGGATACTGGAAATGGGCGGGTGATGCGATTTAACGGTGGGGTTCCCGGACCAGGCGTGGTGATTGCCTCGAACGGAGCCGCCAGTGGCCAGGTGGGAAGTCCACGCGGATTGGCGATTGATGCGACATTCCGGTTGTTTGTAACGGATGAAAGTAACAGTCGAATCATGAGAATCAGCAATGCGCACACGACGGTGAGTGCCACGAGCGGGGCGATAATCGCGACACTGGGAGCCGCGTTGAATCGAGTCAAGAACCCACAGGGAATCGCGATTGACGGAAATGGAACACTGTTTGTGGCGGACACAGGGAATTCACGAATCCTGAGATGGATCAACGCGAATCCGAATAATGCAACGACGCTGGCGTTGACGGGTGTGGCATTAGGCCAGGTGAATCAACCAGAAGGAGTCACCCTTACTCAGTTCATCACCGGGCCGCTGGCGGGAAATACTCTGTTGGTAGTGGGAGACACGGCCAACAACCGCATCCAGGGACGACCGCTGCCGACGGGAGGCTGGACCTTGATCGGAGCACCAAACGGCATTGGTTCGGGTGTCGGACAGTTCCGGTCACCATCGAAGATCCGGTAA
- a CDS encoding alkane 1-monooxygenase — protein sequence MSKLKYCIVLILPVLAGIAFLTTGVSTLLPALFFFGVVPAVELILKPDHQNKSEPEKMTLAHEAFFNWFLYLLVLILLSVLVLFVSTISDPGLTASNFIGRIISMGMMCGVAINLGHELGHRSNRMEQLLGEIALLISLENQFLPYHNYCHHKNVATPQDPATARRNESVYRFWIRSQIGSYIQAWQVEIHNQRRKHRHPFSVHNRMVGYTIAQICLLLSLYFRFGLKTMLAFIAAAIIGKLILESVNYIEHYGLTRRVKADGKYERVLPVHSWNSDHLFGRSLMFELPRHSDHHFKANKPYQTLDSFPESPHLPTGYPGMMILALFPPLWFWLMNSKIDELNISLECGDLSPLSHKPTCRQVTATSR from the coding sequence CTGAGTAAGTTAAAGTACTGCATCGTCTTGATTTTACCGGTTTTAGCCGGCATCGCCTTCCTGACAACTGGAGTTTCAACGCTGCTGCCAGCACTCTTTTTCTTTGGGGTTGTTCCAGCAGTGGAACTCATACTCAAACCCGATCACCAGAACAAAAGCGAACCCGAAAAAATGACGCTCGCCCATGAAGCGTTCTTCAACTGGTTTTTGTATCTCCTGGTTTTGATCCTGCTTTCAGTGCTCGTACTTTTTGTTTCGACGATCTCAGATCCCGGGCTCACCGCTTCCAATTTTATCGGTCGAATCATTTCAATGGGAATGATGTGTGGTGTGGCAATCAACCTGGGTCACGAACTCGGGCATCGTTCAAATCGAATGGAGCAATTGCTGGGTGAAATTGCCCTGCTGATTTCTTTGGAAAATCAGTTTTTGCCCTATCACAATTACTGCCACCATAAAAATGTGGCAACGCCACAGGATCCGGCAACCGCGCGTCGAAACGAATCAGTTTACCGGTTTTGGATTCGATCCCAGATTGGGAGCTATATTCAAGCCTGGCAGGTTGAAATCCACAACCAGCGCCGGAAACACCGTCACCCGTTTTCAGTTCATAATCGAATGGTTGGTTACACGATAGCCCAAATTTGCCTGTTGCTGAGTTTGTACTTCAGATTTGGATTAAAAACTATGCTGGCCTTTATTGCTGCCGCCATCATCGGAAAATTGATTCTTGAATCGGTAAACTATATCGAACATTACGGATTGACCAGAAGAGTCAAAGCTGATGGCAAATATGAACGGGTTCTTCCGGTTCACTCCTGGAATTCTGATCATCTCTTCGGCAGATCGTTGATGTTTGAACTTCCCCGCCATTCCGACCATCATTTTAAAGCGAACAAACCCTATCAAACGTTGGATTCCTTCCCTGAAAGCCCGCACTTGCCAACCGGTTATCCAGGAATGATGATTCTGGCCCTCTTTCCACCGCTCTGGTTTTGGTTGATGAACTCCAAAATTGATGAGTTGAACATTTCTTTGGAGTGCGGGGACTTGTCACCGCTTTCCCATAAGCCGACTTGTCGGCAGGTTACAGCGACAAGTCGCTGA
- a CDS encoding Crp/Fnr family transcriptional regulator encodes MNFVEYINSFVPLSPATAEELFSKTQKDYLPKHYRLHKQGEICQKLYYLEQGLARWYYYNQDGKDITDSFGLENSFITAFDSFFQRKPSRYSIELLEDSIVFSMTYADLETSFEKFPEIQKVSRLILIQILEQTLDKNAALQFSNAHQRYQYITEKHPNLLQRVSLGHIASFLGITQETLSRIRAKK; translated from the coding sequence ATGAACTTCGTCGAATACATCAATTCGTTCGTTCCATTATCGCCGGCAACGGCGGAGGAACTCTTTAGCAAAACTCAAAAAGACTATTTGCCCAAACACTACCGGCTCCATAAACAAGGCGAGATTTGTCAGAAACTCTATTACCTCGAACAGGGACTGGCACGCTGGTACTATTACAACCAGGATGGCAAAGATATTACCGACTCCTTTGGGCTGGAAAATTCATTTATCACGGCCTTTGATAGTTTTTTTCAACGGAAGCCAAGCCGGTATTCGATTGAACTGCTTGAAGATTCCATTGTTTTCTCCATGACGTATGCCGATTTGGAAACATCGTTTGAGAAATTCCCTGAAATTCAAAAAGTCAGTCGTCTGATTTTGATTCAGATTCTCGAACAAACACTTGATAAAAATGCAGCATTACAATTCAGTAATGCCCACCAGCGGTATCAGTACATTACTGAAAAACATCCAAATCTGCTCCAACGTGTGTCGCTTGGACATATTGCGTCTTTTCTTGGCATTACCCAGGAAACGTTGAGCCGAATCAGAGCCAAAAAGTAA
- a CDS encoding protein kinase: protein MKIASAEQYKQVKSLFSHLKDLPCADQTTYLDSNCQDQQIRASVEALLFHYTTVNNYWPEPETETGSEFANKIEELEPFLTALSKTKSCKPIELIQNEFEGTARFSIQKRLGAGGFGVVYHALDREWNCSVALKVLKKSDGSGLYRFKREFRTLVDVNHPNLVTLYELFSQGDQWFFTMELINGRNFIEYVRNFPSESDHFSSFQAPELPCLKIQAAQLSYSKHLVIPEQTGKAKPCQADLEKLYPAVKQLVTGLLALHGMNKLHGDIKPSNVLVTEDKRVVILDFGLAREVSHERGGVVSDGILGTPAYMSPEQALGRTTTVASDWYSMGVILYEALSGRVPFGGSDIEILLKKQRYAPPMLSDLVSGLPDPLVRLCMALLHKDPRLRPSGEHILETIQTLETNADLSLNPTATPGDLSKVSFVGREIELALLNQTWESTKQGQPATIFVKGPSGIGKSTLVRHFLEQLPEYEKPGIMFWGRCYEQESVPYKVLDSLVDQVSQYLAGLPAPVVNTLLPVESTALGILFPVFQQIKQIGQLREGAAPISDPLEMRRLAFKALKQVLANLAGQQGLILFIDDLQWGDLDSVGLVREILQPPGSPRMLFIGSYQSEEVERSQFLQAFFSTPVPGVRQAQRIEIDLHGLSACESEQLAVLFLGTESNKKHAEKIAQEAGGSPFFIGELAKYLTEKNRLNPSAREHEKMSLEQVISFQVESLSDQERTVLELVAVAGQPITGRAAKAASRLEHFENHLTALRCDHFIRSTGKNYSQEVDTYHDKIREVVIGQLTPEVLKKYHSTLGQALEGITEIDFERLAKHFRLAEVEDKAFDYTIRAARQAEKSFAFERAADLYRQLFAFKRASDPEQIGEIQIEMANALANAGQGAEAAKAYFAAANHCNEGNQLNLQHKAAEQFLNAGQIEQGVRILNQVLEKVGEPLSHSNLKTLFSIGIGRTKLWLSGINHREKNESEIPNHELVRINALFTAVDSLFIVNILQAYDLQTKHFWLALKAGEPYRLTRAFVYEAIFSALGGTRKGQIATNLIERAENLAHRTANPESKAMVDFGRGFISFTRGEWKNAWESFCGGEAITRKECLGKNNGFALRGIENSVVWALRALFYRGEMKLLRERLPVYLDDGKARENLLMLTNLETYIVYLNYLAEDRPEKALRELEQTRTLWSQGRFGAQDNWKLLGKAEIGLYSSNPGPAWAEILRQWPQLKRAGVLSHQMGFIQSFQFQARVALAMAQNQRKASSFLKLAETNARQIQNEKMLFAEGWAELIFAGIEATRGRTVETLKYLHSAENKLAEADMKLYAAAACRRRGELLANDEGKALIQQSEAWMIEQEIKNPARMADMLVPGNWKIPGGDSQ from the coding sequence ATGAAGATTGCTAGCGCCGAACAATACAAACAGGTGAAATCCCTGTTTTCTCATTTGAAAGATTTGCCTTGTGCTGATCAAACAACCTACCTTGACAGCAACTGCCAGGACCAACAAATACGTGCATCGGTGGAAGCTTTACTCTTTCATTACACAACGGTTAACAACTATTGGCCAGAGCCGGAAACCGAAACAGGCTCGGAATTTGCAAATAAAATCGAGGAGCTGGAACCATTCTTAACGGCTCTCTCCAAAACAAAATCCTGCAAACCAATCGAACTCATTCAAAATGAATTTGAAGGGACAGCACGTTTTTCCATTCAAAAGCGCCTGGGAGCCGGGGGGTTTGGAGTCGTCTATCACGCCTTGGATCGAGAGTGGAATTGCTCCGTTGCGCTCAAAGTCCTCAAAAAAAGCGATGGTTCGGGGCTGTATCGCTTCAAGCGGGAATTCCGCACTCTCGTCGATGTCAATCATCCCAACCTGGTCACACTCTATGAACTGTTTTCGCAAGGAGATCAATGGTTCTTCACGATGGAATTAATCAATGGAAGAAACTTCATTGAGTATGTGAGGAATTTTCCCTCTGAGTCCGACCATTTTTCAAGTTTTCAAGCACCCGAGTTGCCTTGCCTGAAAATCCAGGCGGCCCAACTTTCTTACTCCAAACATCTTGTCATCCCCGAACAGACTGGAAAAGCCAAACCTTGCCAGGCAGACCTGGAAAAACTCTATCCGGCGGTAAAGCAGTTGGTAACCGGACTCCTCGCCTTACATGGAATGAACAAATTACACGGAGACATCAAACCTTCCAATGTGCTGGTAACTGAAGATAAGCGAGTCGTCATTTTGGATTTTGGCTTAGCACGTGAAGTTTCCCATGAGCGGGGAGGAGTGGTCAGCGACGGTATATTGGGCACTCCGGCTTATATGTCGCCGGAACAGGCCCTTGGCCGAACGACAACGGTTGCATCAGATTGGTATAGCATGGGAGTGATATTGTATGAAGCACTCAGCGGGAGAGTCCCGTTTGGTGGTTCCGACATAGAAATTTTATTAAAAAAACAACGCTATGCACCACCCATGCTCAGTGACCTGGTTTCAGGACTTCCCGACCCGTTGGTTCGTCTCTGTATGGCTTTACTGCACAAGGATCCCAGGCTACGCCCATCGGGAGAGCACATACTTGAGACCATCCAAACCTTAGAGACCAACGCTGACTTGTCTTTAAATCCCACAGCAACGCCTGGAGATCTGTCGAAAGTGTCGTTTGTTGGGCGCGAAATAGAATTAGCCCTGTTAAATCAGACCTGGGAATCCACCAAACAAGGTCAGCCCGCAACCATATTTGTGAAAGGGCCCTCAGGTATCGGCAAAAGTACGCTGGTGCGCCATTTCCTTGAGCAATTGCCAGAGTATGAGAAGCCCGGCATCATGTTTTGGGGACGGTGCTATGAACAGGAATCCGTGCCGTATAAAGTGCTGGATAGTTTAGTTGATCAAGTGAGCCAGTATTTAGCTGGATTACCCGCTCCAGTCGTGAACACTTTGTTGCCGGTTGAAAGCACGGCGCTTGGAATCTTGTTTCCGGTGTTTCAACAAATCAAACAGATCGGTCAGTTGCGCGAAGGTGCCGCTCCGATTTCCGATCCGCTTGAAATGCGACGTCTGGCATTTAAGGCACTCAAGCAGGTCCTGGCCAATTTGGCGGGCCAGCAGGGTTTGATTCTCTTTATTGATGACTTGCAATGGGGCGACCTGGATAGTGTTGGCCTGGTTAGAGAAATTTTGCAGCCGCCAGGGTCTCCCAGAATGTTGTTTATCGGATCTTATCAGAGCGAGGAAGTTGAACGGAGCCAATTTTTACAAGCCTTCTTTTCGACTCCGGTTCCAGGAGTCAGGCAAGCTCAAAGGATTGAAATTGATTTACACGGATTGTCAGCGTGTGAATCCGAGCAGTTGGCGGTATTGTTCCTTGGAACCGAAAGTAATAAAAAACACGCTGAAAAAATTGCCCAGGAAGCAGGTGGGAGTCCGTTCTTTATTGGTGAATTAGCCAAATATCTGACTGAGAAAAACCGGCTCAATCCATCTGCCAGAGAACACGAAAAAATGTCGTTGGAGCAGGTTATTAGCTTTCAGGTCGAAAGTTTGTCGGACCAGGAACGAACAGTACTCGAACTGGTAGCCGTCGCTGGCCAACCAATCACCGGTCGAGCCGCCAAAGCGGCCAGCCGTTTAGAGCATTTTGAAAACCACCTGACGGCTCTGCGTTGCGATCATTTCATCCGCTCCACAGGCAAAAACTATTCCCAAGAGGTGGATACCTATCACGATAAAATTCGTGAAGTGGTCATCGGACAGTTAACTCCGGAAGTACTTAAAAAGTATCATTCCACTCTTGGACAAGCCCTGGAAGGAATCACAGAGATTGATTTCGAACGGTTGGCCAAACATTTTCGACTCGCTGAAGTGGAAGACAAAGCCTTTGATTACACGATTCGAGCAGCCAGGCAAGCTGAAAAATCATTTGCCTTTGAGCGAGCCGCCGACCTGTACCGGCAACTCTTCGCGTTCAAAAGAGCCAGTGACCCGGAGCAAATCGGAGAAATCCAAATTGAGATGGCCAATGCCCTGGCCAATGCCGGTCAAGGGGCTGAAGCCGCAAAGGCATATTTCGCCGCCGCAAATCATTGTAATGAGGGAAACCAATTAAATTTGCAGCATAAAGCAGCGGAACAATTTCTCAATGCCGGACAAATTGAGCAAGGGGTGAGGATCCTCAATCAGGTTTTGGAAAAAGTTGGTGAACCGCTGTCGCACAGCAACTTGAAAACGCTGTTCTCCATTGGCATTGGCCGGACAAAACTCTGGTTGAGCGGTATCAACCACCGGGAAAAAAACGAATCGGAGATCCCTAATCATGAATTGGTCCGTATCAACGCGCTCTTCACCGCCGTGGATTCGCTGTTTATCGTAAATATATTACAGGCGTATGATTTGCAGACCAAACACTTTTGGTTGGCATTAAAGGCGGGTGAACCTTACCGATTGACGCGAGCGTTTGTCTACGAGGCCATCTTTTCCGCTTTAGGTGGCACCAGAAAAGGACAAATCGCTACGAACTTGATTGAACGAGCTGAGAATTTAGCTCACCGGACAGCAAACCCGGAATCAAAAGCTATGGTTGATTTTGGCCGGGGATTTATTTCATTCACTCGGGGCGAATGGAAAAATGCCTGGGAGTCCTTTTGTGGCGGCGAAGCAATTACCCGCAAAGAATGCCTGGGAAAAAACAATGGATTTGCGTTGCGCGGAATCGAAAATTCAGTGGTTTGGGCGCTCCGGGCTCTTTTTTATCGGGGGGAGATGAAATTATTGCGGGAACGCCTGCCAGTCTATCTTGACGATGGAAAAGCTCGGGAAAATTTATTGATGCTGACTAATTTAGAAACCTATATTGTATACCTGAACTATTTAGCGGAAGACAGACCTGAAAAAGCCTTGCGGGAATTAGAACAAACTCGCACTTTGTGGAGCCAGGGAAGATTTGGGGCTCAAGACAATTGGAAGTTATTGGGAAAAGCTGAAATTGGGCTGTACAGCTCGAATCCTGGCCCAGCCTGGGCTGAAATTCTCAGGCAGTGGCCGCAGCTCAAACGGGCGGGCGTTCTCTCCCACCAAATGGGGTTTATCCAGTCGTTCCAGTTCCAGGCACGGGTTGCCCTGGCAATGGCGCAAAACCAAAGGAAGGCTAGTTCCTTTCTCAAACTTGCCGAAACCAATGCCAGACAAATTCAGAACGAAAAAATGCTCTTTGCCGAAGGCTGGGCAGAGTTGATTTTCGCCGGCATTGAAGCCACCAGGGGAAGGACGGTCGAGACCCTCAAGTATCTACATTCGGCGGAGAACAAATTGGCCGAAGCCGATATGAAACTCTATGCGGCGGCAGCGTGCCGACGGCGTGGAGAGTTGCTGGCCAACGACGAAGGAAAAGCGCTCATTCAACAGTCGGAAGCCTGGATGATTGAGCAAGAAATCAAAAATCCCGCTCGCATGGCCGATATGTTAGTTCCAGGCAATTGGAAAATCCCTGGCGGGGACAGTCAATAG
- a CDS encoding sigma-70 family RNA polymerase sigma factor: MPHTVTILLEKWKNGNQAALDDLIPIIYEELYRLAKSYIRGEKNNHPLQPTALINEAIVQLLGTNSDYENRFHFIAIVANTMRRVLVDYARRENARKRGGGYYCVSLTGFKTSIAPQDIDVLTLNEALNKLEQLDPLQMRIVELRFFCGLTIKETAQALDISTTTVTNEWAIAKTWLYIELNHNEDC; encoded by the coding sequence ATGCCGCATACCGTAACCATCCTGTTGGAAAAATGGAAGAACGGTAATCAAGCTGCCTTAGATGATTTAATTCCAATTATTTATGAGGAACTCTACAGGCTGGCTAAATCTTATATCAGAGGAGAAAAAAACAACCATCCCTTACAACCAACAGCTTTGATCAATGAAGCCATCGTTCAACTGCTGGGAACCAACAGCGACTACGAGAACCGGTTTCACTTTATTGCCATTGTGGCCAATACTATGAGGCGAGTCCTGGTTGATTATGCCCGGAGAGAAAATGCTCGAAAACGCGGGGGCGGGTATTATTGCGTATCCTTAACGGGATTCAAGACAAGTATCGCGCCGCAAGATATTGATGTCCTTACCTTGAATGAGGCGCTCAATAAACTGGAACAATTAGATCCCCTTCAAATGCGGATTGTTGAGTTGCGCTTTTTTTGTGGCCTGACCATCAAGGAAACGGCACAGGCTTTAGATATCTCAACCACCACCGTCACAAACGAATGGGCAATTGCAAAAACCTGGTTGTACATCGAGTTAAATCACAATGAAGATTGCTAG